One window of the Oceanicaulis sp. genome contains the following:
- a CDS encoding 3-hydroxyacyl-CoA dehydrogenase NAD-binding domain-containing protein, whose amino-acid sequence MTDIWTLERDDDGVAWAGMDMPGRSANVLDRAALESFNTIIEQIESDTPEGLVIYSKKASGFMAGADVETLDEMSANEIRAMITDGKDLLERIEDLDCPTVAMVHGHCMGGGLEVALACDHRVARDDTKAGLPEVKLGLCPGLGGTYRLPALIGAAEGMQLILAGKTVDAKKGAKLGLFDETVPQRHLHAAARAQLGEEPKKPGRLDALKRDALDTRPARGFMASQMRRKTKEKVRPDHYPAPFRIIDLFEEHGIDHDLMDAETELFAELSGSVASRNLRRVFLLQEKKKREARLSEDDLEIRRVHVIGAGAMGGEIAAWAALKGFEVTLTDVQLDPIAEAIGKAQKLFWKKSAKTRGDLRPPRNRLIPDPRGDGIERADLVIEAAPEKLDLKEQLFEEFEPRMKQTAIIATNTSSLKLKSMASALKRPGRLVGLHFFNPVSKMPLVEVVRHGRTTERALTQAAGFAEAIDKLPITTKDGAGFIVNRALTPYLLEAARLMEEGTDPELIDAAAEQFGMAQGPVEVADHVGLDIALDVAEHLREDYPKEIGEIPAIVKKTLETRGAGVKDGCGFYDYEDGEAQKHKVSDDDLRDGRLDPICDRLILPLLNTCAELLYEGIADSEEDVDAALIFGAGFAPFRGGPFGYARYRGIEPVVADLEKLQSKHGERFAPSEGWSILTG is encoded by the coding sequence ATGACAGATATCTGGACCCTCGAACGCGACGACGACGGCGTGGCCTGGGCGGGCATGGACATGCCCGGCCGCAGCGCCAACGTGCTCGACCGCGCCGCGCTGGAAAGCTTCAACACGATCATCGAGCAGATCGAGTCCGACACGCCCGAAGGGCTCGTCATCTATTCGAAGAAAGCCTCCGGCTTCATGGCCGGGGCGGACGTCGAGACACTCGACGAGATGAGCGCGAACGAGATCCGCGCGATGATCACCGACGGCAAGGATCTGCTCGAACGCATCGAGGATCTCGACTGCCCGACCGTAGCCATGGTGCACGGCCATTGCATGGGTGGCGGGCTCGAGGTGGCGCTCGCCTGCGATCACCGCGTGGCGCGCGACGACACCAAGGCGGGCCTGCCCGAAGTCAAGCTCGGCCTGTGCCCGGGCCTGGGCGGCACGTATCGCCTGCCCGCCCTGATCGGCGCCGCCGAAGGCATGCAGCTCATCCTCGCCGGCAAGACGGTCGATGCGAAGAAAGGCGCAAAGCTGGGTCTCTTCGACGAGACGGTCCCGCAGCGTCATCTTCACGCCGCGGCCAGAGCGCAGCTCGGCGAGGAGCCCAAGAAGCCCGGCCGGCTGGACGCGCTCAAGCGCGACGCGCTCGACACCCGGCCCGCCCGCGGCTTCATGGCGAGCCAGATGCGGCGCAAGACGAAGGAGAAGGTGCGGCCTGATCACTACCCTGCGCCTTTCCGCATCATCGATCTGTTCGAGGAACACGGGATCGATCACGACCTGATGGACGCGGAGACCGAGCTCTTCGCCGAGCTGTCGGGCTCGGTCGCCTCGCGCAATCTGCGCCGGGTCTTCCTGCTACAGGAAAAGAAAAAGCGCGAGGCGCGGCTTTCCGAGGACGATCTCGAGATCCGCCGCGTGCATGTCATCGGCGCCGGCGCGATGGGCGGCGAGATCGCCGCCTGGGCCGCGCTCAAGGGCTTCGAGGTGACGCTCACCGACGTGCAGCTCGATCCCATCGCCGAGGCGATCGGCAAGGCGCAAAAGCTCTTCTGGAAGAAGTCGGCGAAGACCCGCGGCGATCTGCGGCCGCCGCGCAACCGGCTCATCCCCGACCCCAGAGGCGACGGGATCGAGCGGGCCGACCTCGTCATCGAGGCCGCGCCGGAAAAGCTCGACCTCAAGGAACAGCTGTTTGAAGAGTTCGAGCCGCGCATGAAGCAGACAGCGATCATCGCGACGAACACCTCCAGCCTGAAACTGAAATCGATGGCGTCCGCGCTGAAACGCCCCGGTCGTCTCGTCGGGCTTCATTTCTTCAATCCGGTCAGCAAGATGCCGCTGGTCGAAGTGGTCCGGCACGGCCGCACGACAGAGCGCGCGCTGACCCAGGCCGCCGGTTTCGCCGAAGCGATCGACAAGCTGCCCATAACCACCAAGGACGGCGCGGGCTTCATCGTGAACCGGGCGCTGACGCCGTATCTTCTGGAAGCCGCGCGCCTGATGGAAGAGGGGACCGACCCCGAGCTCATCGACGCGGCCGCCGAGCAGTTCGGCATGGCGCAGGGCCCGGTCGAGGTCGCCGACCATGTCGGGCTCGACATCGCGCTGGACGTCGCAGAGCACCTGCGCGAGGACTATCCGAAAGAAATCGGCGAGATCCCGGCGATCGTGAAAAAGACGCTCGAGACACGCGGCGCCGGGGTGAAGGACGGCTGCGGGTTCTACGACTACGAGGACGGCGAGGCGCAGAAGCACAAAGTGTCCGACGACGATCTCAGGGACGGCCGGCTCGATCCGATCTGCGATCGGCTGATCCTGCCGCTTCTGAACACCTGCGCAGAGCTGCTTTACGAAGGGATCGCCGACAGCGAGGAAGACGTGGACGCCGCGCTGATCTTCGGGGCCGGCTTCGCGCCGTTCCGGGGCGGGCCGTTCGGCTACGCCCGCTATCGCGGGATCGAACCGGTCGTCGCCGATCTCGAAAAGCTTCAGAGCAAGCACGGTGAACGCTTCGCGCCGAGCGAGGGCTGGTCCATTCTCACCGGATGA
- a CDS encoding Hpt domain-containing protein produces MAAPVLDLEHLARYTGGDAALEAELFGLLDAQIEACLTALAAAQAESGWADAAHTLKGAARGVGAMKLGDACAAAEAAPFDTRVLQKVRTAAEEARLAMEQAKAG; encoded by the coding sequence ATGGCTGCGCCTGTGCTCGATCTTGAACATCTGGCCCGCTACACCGGCGGGGACGCTGCGCTGGAGGCCGAATTGTTCGGCCTTCTGGACGCGCAGATCGAGGCGTGCCTAACCGCGCTCGCCGCCGCGCAGGCCGAAAGCGGCTGGGCGGACGCGGCGCATACGCTGAAGGGCGCGGCGCGCGGCGTGGGGGCGATGAAGCTCGGCGACGCCTGCGCGGCGGCCGAGGCCGCCCCGTTCGATACGCGCGTGCTTCAGAAGGTGCGCACCGCCGCCGAAGAAGCGCGGCTGGCGATGGAGCAGGCGAAGGCCGGCTGA
- a CDS encoding acetyl-CoA C-acetyltransferase gives MLDGARSPFIKARGEPGPFSPVDIAVAAGQPLTLRQAAVMERVEEVILGCGAPTSEAPNTARVAALRMGIGEHVPAYSVQRNCGSGMQALDNAFQQIAMGRNEMILAGGTDALSHAPLELTEDTAAWLGKLRKAKGTGERMSALADFRPAMAQPVVSLEKGLTDDVVGLGMGETAEVLADEWGITRRQADEYAVESHKRLARAQKKGWLEDEVVPVFSEDGQVFDHDDGVRPDTDVDQLAGLKPAFEKPHGQVTPGNSSQVTDGACWLLLASEEAAEKMGVEPLGFIEDVEWAALDPKRMGLGPVLSATPILKRAGMGLNDPDVWEINEAFAAQVLACLAAWEDEDFCKDRLGLDGAMGRIDRDKLNIDGGAVSLGHPVGASGARIVLHALYALQRTGGKRGLATECIGGGQGGAMLVSAA, from the coding sequence GTGCTCGACGGCGCCCGCTCGCCTTTCATCAAGGCGCGCGGCGAGCCCGGCCCGTTTTCGCCCGTCGACATCGCGGTGGCCGCCGGCCAACCCCTGACCCTGCGCCAGGCTGCGGTGATGGAGCGGGTCGAGGAGGTGATCCTGGGCTGCGGCGCGCCGACCTCAGAAGCGCCCAACACCGCCCGTGTCGCAGCCCTGCGCATGGGGATCGGCGAGCACGTGCCCGCCTATTCGGTGCAGCGCAATTGCGGCTCGGGCATGCAGGCGCTCGACAACGCCTTCCAGCAGATCGCCATGGGCCGCAACGAGATGATCCTGGCCGGCGGAACCGATGCGCTGAGCCATGCGCCGCTGGAGCTCACCGAAGACACCGCCGCCTGGCTGGGCAAGCTCAGAAAGGCCAAGGGGACGGGCGAGCGCATGTCCGCCCTGGCCGATTTCCGCCCGGCCATGGCCCAGCCGGTGGTGAGCCTTGAAAAGGGCCTCACCGACGACGTGGTGGGTCTGGGGATGGGCGAAACCGCCGAGGTCCTGGCCGACGAATGGGGGATCACGCGCCGGCAGGCCGACGAGTACGCGGTCGAAAGCCATAAGCGTCTCGCCCGCGCCCAGAAGAAAGGCTGGCTCGAAGACGAAGTCGTGCCGGTCTTCTCCGAGGACGGGCAGGTCTTCGACCATGACGACGGCGTGCGTCCCGACACCGACGTCGATCAGCTGGCCGGTCTCAAGCCAGCGTTCGAAAAGCCGCACGGCCAGGTGACGCCGGGCAATTCCAGCCAGGTGACCGATGGGGCGTGCTGGCTGCTGCTGGCCAGCGAGGAAGCCGCCGAGAAGATGGGCGTCGAGCCGCTGGGTTTCATCGAGGACGTCGAATGGGCCGCGCTCGATCCCAAGCGCATGGGGCTGGGGCCGGTGCTCTCGGCGACCCCGATCCTCAAGCGCGCCGGGATGGGCCTGAACGACCCGGACGTCTGGGAGATCAACGAGGCCTTCGCCGCCCAGGTGCTGGCCTGTCTGGCCGCCTGGGAGGACGAGGATTTCTGCAAGGATCGGCTCGGCCTCGACGGCGCGATGGGCCGGATCGACCGCGACAAGCTCAATATCGACGGCGGGGCGGTGAGCCTGGGCCATCCGGTCGGCGCCTCGGGCGCCCGGATCGTCCTTCATGCGCTCTATGCGCTTCAACGCACGGGCGGAAAGCGCGGCCTCGCCACCGAATGCATCGGCGGCGGGCAGGGCGGCGCCATGCTCGTCTCCGCGGCTTAG
- a CDS encoding protein-L-isoaspartate(D-aspartate) O-methyltransferase — protein MKPAARRTPTRDVYTDQRKAMTTFQLARRGIETASVLEAMAATPREAFVPESLQEFAYEDSPLPVEAEQTISQPYIVARMIELAELTPGDTVLEIGAGTGYAAAVMSHIARKVFAVERHEILARSARKRLAGLDYGNVEIVHGDGTKGLPGEAPFDAVVVSAGGEFPEALKSQIKIGGRIVIPLSVNGEQVLTVFRRVDETHFEISDHGLVRFVPLVAEPAGGETGAAPAAEAVTRPERSAAATVIAEHAEPAPDDEALADLVAERFAGRRIVALGESTHGTSEFYTARAAITERLVRDHGFTIVAVEADWPDAAFYDRKIRDGAQGRPAGDPFARFPRWMWRNEETFALIKALRDLNHGRPEADQAGFYGLDVYSLSTSIDAVLEYLEARAPEAAKVARERYACLAPYSTDPAAYGRMRLNDGYERCEDAVVRVLTELLEARTDGEALFDAEQNARIVTEAERYYRIMYYGGAESWNLRDSHMADTLDRLLEQRGPDAKAVVWAHNSHLGDARASELGWARDEHNLGQLIRQRHGREAALVGFFTSEGEVAAADDWGGPMRVKALRPAREGSLEGEAVQSGQDRFFLDMDRLDQPGRSVLAEPRIQRAVGVIYRPESELASHYFHADPTGQFDALAFMENTRAVAAQAGEPDSGAEETFPFGV, from the coding sequence ATGAAACCCGCCGCCCGCCGGACCCCGACCCGCGACGTCTACACCGATCAGCGCAAGGCGATGACGACCTTCCAGCTCGCCCGGCGCGGGATCGAGACCGCCAGCGTGCTCGAGGCCATGGCCGCCACGCCGCGCGAGGCCTTCGTGCCCGAGAGCCTTCAGGAATTCGCCTATGAGGACAGCCCGCTGCCGGTGGAGGCCGAGCAGACCATCTCCCAGCCCTATATCGTGGCCAGGATGATCGAACTCGCCGAACTCACGCCCGGCGACACGGTGCTGGAGATCGGCGCGGGCACCGGCTATGCGGCGGCCGTGATGAGCCATATCGCGCGCAAGGTTTTCGCCGTCGAACGTCACGAGATCCTCGCCCGCTCCGCCCGCAAGCGGCTCGCCGGGCTCGATTACGGAAACGTCGAGATCGTTCATGGCGACGGGACCAAGGGCCTTCCCGGCGAAGCGCCGTTCGACGCCGTGGTCGTCAGCGCGGGCGGCGAGTTTCCCGAAGCGCTGAAAAGCCAGATCAAGATCGGCGGCCGGATCGTCATCCCGCTCAGCGTGAACGGCGAGCAGGTGCTGACCGTCTTCCGCAGGGTCGACGAGACGCATTTCGAGATCAGCGATCACGGCCTGGTGCGTTTCGTGCCGCTGGTGGCCGAGCCGGCCGGCGGTGAGACGGGCGCGGCGCCGGCCGCCGAGGCGGTGACGCGGCCCGAGCGCTCCGCGGCGGCGACCGTCATCGCCGAGCACGCCGAACCCGCCCCGGACGACGAGGCGCTGGCCGATCTCGTCGCAGAGCGTTTCGCCGGCCGCAGGATCGTCGCCCTGGGCGAAAGCACCCACGGGACCAGCGAGTTCTACACCGCGCGCGCGGCGATCACCGAGCGGCTGGTGCGCGATCACGGCTTCACGATCGTGGCGGTGGAGGCCGACTGGCCCGACGCCGCCTTCTATGACCGCAAGATACGCGACGGCGCGCAGGGCCGGCCCGCCGGCGATCCGTTCGCGCGCTTTCCGCGCTGGATGTGGCGCAACGAGGAGACCTTTGCGCTGATCAAGGCGCTGCGCGATCTCAATCACGGCCGGCCCGAAGCCGACCAGGCGGGCTTTTACGGCCTGGACGTCTATTCGCTGTCCACCTCGATCGACGCGGTGCTCGAATACCTCGAAGCCCGCGCGCCGGAGGCGGCGAAGGTCGCCCGCGAGCGCTACGCCTGCCTTGCGCCGTACTCCACCGATCCGGCGGCTTACGGGCGCATGCGCCTTAATGACGGGTATGAACGCTGCGAGGACGCGGTCGTTCGCGTGCTGACCGAGCTGCTCGAAGCGCGAACCGACGGCGAGGCGCTGTTCGACGCCGAGCAGAACGCGCGCATCGTCACCGAGGCCGAGCGCTACTACCGGATCATGTATTACGGCGGCGCGGAGAGCTGGAATTTGCGCGACAGCCATATGGCCGACACGCTGGACCGGCTTCTGGAGCAGCGCGGACCGGACGCGAAGGCCGTCGTCTGGGCGCACAACTCCCATCTCGGCGACGCGCGGGCGAGCGAGCTGGGCTGGGCGCGCGACGAGCATAATCTCGGCCAGCTGATCCGGCAGCGTCACGGCCGCGAGGCGGCGCTGGTGGGCTTTTTCACCTCCGAAGGCGAGGTCGCCGCCGCCGACGACTGGGGCGGACCGATGCGGGTCAAGGCGCTGCGCCCGGCGCGCGAAGGCTCGCTGGAAGGCGAGGCGGTGCAAAGCGGACAGGACCGTTTCTTCCTCGACATGGACCGGCTCGACCAGCCCGGCCGCAGCGTGCTCGCCGAACCGCGCATCCAGCGCGCGGTGGGTGTGATCTACCGTCCCGAGAGCGAACTCGCCTCACACTATTTCCACGCCGACCCCACCGGACAGTTCGACGCGCTCGCCTTCATGGAGAACACCCGCGCGGTCGCCGCCCAAGCCGGCGAACCCGACAGCGGGGCGGAGGAGACGTTCCCGTTCGGAGTGTAG
- a CDS encoding chorismate mutase, with protein sequence MSKTPPPAGFDLADLTARTAPETCRSMAEVRDGVDRLDRALVTLIAERSRYMEAAARIKPDRGVVRDEDRIEDVVSKVLAQADKAGLSAAIAEPVWRELVERSIAYEFEVWDATRS encoded by the coding sequence ATGAGCAAGACCCCGCCCCCCGCCGGTTTCGACCTGGCCGACCTGACCGCCCGCACCGCGCCTGAAACCTGCCGTTCGATGGCGGAGGTTCGCGACGGCGTGGACCGGCTCGACCGCGCGCTCGTCACTCTGATCGCCGAGCGCTCGCGCTACATGGAAGCGGCTGCGCGGATCAAGCCCGACCGCGGCGTGGTGCGCGACGAGGACCGGATCGAAGACGTGGTGAGCAAGGTGCTGGCCCAGGCCGACAAAGCCGGTCTGTCGGCTGCAATCGCCGAGCCGGTCTGGCGCGAGCTGGTCGAGCGCTCGATCGCGTATGAGTTCGAGGTCTGGGACGCGACCCGGAGCTGA
- a CDS encoding acetyl-CoA hydrolase/transferase C-terminal domain-containing protein — MSDSAPSDLAARADAIVRDTIARIGKTVVLGLPLALGKANHLANAFYRAAKADPEIDLTIYTALTLSPPAAPNALAARLLDPIAERLYAGYPRLDYTADRARNALPGNVTIKEFFLSPGGLLKNPHAQANYVSANYTHAARDIFDSGLNVIAQMVAPDPEARGRLSLSCNPDLTLDLIPMMKARAEAGTPTALLAEINPELPFFGHEAAVPAETFDAVLETPGYTLFPVPSEQVSDQDWAIAFRAAALIPDGGTLQIGIGALGDGLARAICLRDGKNAEFRAVLDRLSGPQVDPAIGGTGPFETGLYGCSEMITEGLIELLEAGVLRRGVHDDLDAQLALMQSGEANAAHPLIRLHGGFFLGSIRLYDRLRKLSPELREAVSMTAISRINQLYGSEPLDRAQRRDARFFNTAMMVNGRGAAISDTLGDGRVVSGIGGQYNFVAMARELDGARSVILVRAVRSSGGKPASNIRWQAGEVSVPRHLRDLVVTEYGVADLRGATDREVAVRLARVCDSRFQSEFLDAAKAAGKVEQSFELEPGFTGNTPEAIREALAEARSSGLAPDYPLGSDLDETEQALKDALGLLKERTSTKVGRAKTIAAALTSGDPSEHPAAMERMGLGAPSRFKDRLEARLVAWALDQTAQARA, encoded by the coding sequence ATGAGCGATTCCGCGCCCTCAGACCTCGCAGCCCGCGCCGACGCGATCGTGCGCGACACGATCGCGCGCATCGGCAAGACCGTCGTGCTCGGCCTGCCGCTGGCGCTGGGCAAGGCGAACCATCTTGCGAACGCGTTCTACCGGGCCGCGAAAGCCGACCCTGAGATCGATCTGACGATCTACACCGCGCTGACGCTGAGCCCGCCGGCCGCGCCGAACGCGCTCGCCGCGCGCCTGCTCGACCCGATCGCAGAGCGGCTCTATGCGGGCTATCCGCGGCTCGATTACACCGCCGACCGGGCGAGGAACGCGCTGCCTGGGAACGTCACGATCAAGGAGTTCTTCCTCTCGCCGGGCGGCCTTTTGAAGAACCCGCACGCCCAAGCCAATTACGTCAGCGCGAACTACACCCATGCCGCCAGGGACATTTTCGACTCCGGGCTGAACGTCATCGCCCAGATGGTCGCCCCCGATCCCGAGGCGCGCGGCCGGCTGTCGCTGTCGTGCAATCCCGATCTCACCCTCGACCTCATCCCGATGATGAAGGCGCGCGCCGAGGCGGGCACGCCCACAGCCCTGCTCGCCGAAATCAATCCCGAGCTTCCCTTCTTCGGCCATGAGGCCGCCGTGCCGGCAGAGACCTTCGACGCGGTGCTGGAAACGCCCGGCTACACGCTCTTCCCCGTGCCGAGCGAGCAGGTGAGCGATCAGGACTGGGCGATCGCTTTCAGGGCGGCTGCGCTCATCCCCGACGGCGGCACGCTTCAGATCGGCATCGGCGCGCTGGGCGACGGGCTGGCGCGGGCGATCTGTCTCAGAGACGGAAAGAACGCGGAATTCCGCGCCGTGCTCGACAGGCTCTCAGGCCCGCAGGTCGATCCCGCGATCGGCGGGACGGGACCGTTCGAAACCGGGCTTTACGGCTGTTCGGAGATGATCACCGAAGGGCTGATCGAACTGCTCGAAGCGGGCGTTCTGCGCCGCGGTGTGCATGACGATCTCGACGCCCAGCTGGCTCTGATGCAGAGCGGCGAGGCGAACGCGGCCCATCCGCTGATCCGGCTGCACGGCGGGTTTTTCCTCGGTTCCATCCGGCTCTACGACCGGCTGCGCAAGCTTTCTCCCGAGCTGCGCGAGGCGGTGTCGATGACCGCGATCAGCCGCATCAACCAGCTCTACGGCTCAGAGCCGCTGGACCGGGCGCAGCGGCGCGATGCGCGGTTTTTCAACACCGCCATGATGGTGAACGGGCGCGGCGCGGCGATCTCCGACACGCTGGGCGATGGCCGCGTGGTGAGCGGGATCGGCGGGCAGTACAATTTCGTCGCCATGGCCAGGGAGCTCGACGGCGCGCGCTCGGTGATCCTGGTGCGTGCGGTGCGGTCGTCGGGCGGAAAGCCGGCCTCGAACATTCGCTGGCAGGCCGGAGAAGTCTCCGTCCCCCGCCATCTGCGCGATCTCGTCGTCACCGAATACGGCGTGGCCGATCTCAGGGGCGCGACCGACCGCGAGGTCGCCGTCCGCCTCGCCCGGGTCTGCGATTCGCGCTTCCAGTCAGAGTTCCTCGACGCGGCGAAGGCGGCCGGCAAGGTGGAGCAAAGCTTCGAACTGGAGCCCGGCTTCACCGGAAACACCCCTGAAGCGATCCGGGAAGCGCTTGCAGAGGCGCGGTCGTCCGGCCTCGCGCCGGACTACCCGCTCGGCTCCGATCTCGACGAGACCGAGCAGGCGCTGAAGGACGCGCTGGGCCTCTTGAAAGAGCGCACGTCCACGAAGGTCGGCCGCGCGAAAACGATCGCCGCGGCGCTGACCTCCGGCGACCCTTCAGAGCATCCCGCCGCGATGGAGCGCATGGGTCTCGGCGCCCCCTCGCGCTTCAAGGACCGGCTCGAAGCCCGGCTGGTCGCCTGGGCGCTGGATCAGACCGCTCAGGCGCGCGCCTGA